The sequence cccccggcttcaggctggaggcccgtggtcagtggggaggccggacccccggcttctggctggaggcccgtggtcagtggggaggccggacccccggcttcaggctggaggcccgtggccagtggggagaccggacccccggcttcaggctggaggcccttGGTCAGTggggccggacccccggcttcaggctggaggcccgtggccagtggggaggccggagccccggcttcaggctggaggcccgtggccagtggggaggccggacccctggcttcaggctggtggcccgtggccagtggggaggccggacccccggcttcaggctggtggcccgtggccagtgggtaggccggacccccggcttcaggctggaggcccgtggccagtggggaggccggacccccggcttcaggctggaggcgcgtggccagtggggaggccggacccccggcttcaggctgtaggcccgtggtcagtggggaggccagacccccggcttcaggctggaggcccgtggccagtggggaggccggacccccggcttcaggctggaggcccgtggtcagtggggaggccggacccccggcttcaggctggtggcccgtggctagtggggaggccggacccccggcttcaggctggtggcccgtggtcagtggggaggccagacccccggcttcaggctggaggcccgtggtcagtggggaggacagacccccggcttcaggctggaggcccgtggccagtggggaggccggacccccggcttcaggctggaggcccgtggccagtggggaggccggacccccggcttcaggctggaggcccgtggctagtggggaggccggaccctcggcttcaggctggtggcccgtggtcagtggggaggccggacccccggcttcaggctggaggcccgtggtcagtggggaggccggacccccggcttcaggctggaggcccgtggccagtggggaggccggacccccggcttcaggctggaggcccttGGTCAGTggggccggacccccggcttcaggctggaggcccgtggccagtggggaggccggagccccggcttcaggctggaggcccgtggccagtggggaggccggacccctggcttcaggctggtggcccgtggccagtggggaggccggacccccggcttcaggctggtggcccgtggccagtgggtaggccggacccccggcttcaggctggaggcccgtggccagtggggaggccggacccccggcttcaggctggtggcCCATGGctagtggggaggccggacccccggcttcaggctggtggcccgtggtcagtggggaggccggacccccggcttcaggctggaggcccgtggccagtggggaggccggacccccggcttcaggctggaggcccgtggccagtggggaggccggacccccggcttcaggctggaggcccgtggtcagtggggaggccggacccccggcttcaggctggaggcccgtggtcagtggggaggccggacccccggcttcaggctggaggcccgtggccagtggggaggccggacccccggcttcaggctggaggcccgtggccagtggggaggccggaccccctgcttcaggctggaggcccgtggccagtggggaggccggacccccggcttcaggctggaggcccgtggtcagtggggaggccggacccccggcttcaggctggtggcccgtggccagtggggaggccggacccccggcttcaggctggaggcccgtggccagtggggaggccggacccccggcttcatgCTGGTGGCCCGTGGctagtggggaggccggaccccctgcttcaggctggtggcccgtggtcagtggggaggccggacccccggcttcaggctggaggcccgtggccagtggggaggccggacccccggcttcaggctggaggcgcgtggccagtggggaggccggacccccggcttcaggctggaggcccgtggtcagtggggaggccggagccccggcttcaggctggaggcccgtggtcagtggggagaccggacccccggcttcaggctggaggcccgtggccagtggggaggccggacccccggcttcaggctggaggcccgtggccagtggggaggccggactcCCGGCTTCAGGTTGTTGGcccgtggtcagtggggaggcaggacccccggcttcaggctggaggcccgtggtcagtggggaggccggacccccggcttcaggctggaggcccgtgtccagtggggaggccggactcccggcttcaggctggtggcCCGTGGCCAGTgtggaggccggacccccggcttcaggctggtggcccgtggtcagtgaggaggccggacccccggcttcaggctggaggcccgtggtcagtggggaggccggactcCCGGCTTCtggctggaggcccgtggtcagtggggaggccggacccccggcttcaggctggaggcccgtggccagtggggaggccgggcccccggcttcaggctggaggcccgtggccagtggggaggtcggacccccggcttcaggctggaggcccgtggtcagtggggaggtcggacccccggcttcaggctggaggcccgtggccagtggggaggccggacgcccggcttcaggctggaggcccgtggccagtggggaggccggacccccggcttcaggctggtggcccgtggcctgtggggaggccggacccccggcttcaggctggtggcccgtggtcagtggggaggccggacccccggcttcaggctggtggcCCGTGTCTAGTGGGGAGggcggacccccggcttcaggctggtggcccgtggtcagtggggaggccggacccccggcttcaggctggaggcccgttgtcagtggggaggccggacccccggcttcaggctggaggcccgtggccagtggggaggccggacccccggcttcagactggaggcccgtggtcagtggggaggccggagccccggcttcaggctggaggcccgtggtcagtggggaggccggacccccggcttcaggctggaggcccgtggccagtggggaggccggacccccggcttcaggctggaggcccgtggccagtggggaggccggactcccggcttcaggctggtggcCCGTAGTCAGTGGGGAGGcaggacccccggcttcaggctggaggcccgtggtcagtggggaggccggacccccggcttcaggctggaggcccgtggccagtggggaggccggactcccggcttcaggctggtggcCCGTGGCCAGTgtggaggccggacccccggcttcaggctggtggcccgtggtcagtgaggaggccggacccccggcttcaggctggaggcccgtggtcagtggggaggccggacccccggcttctggctggaggcccgtggtcagtggggaggccggacccccggcttcaggctggaggcccgtggccagtggggaggccggacccccggcttcaggctggaggcccgtggccagtggggaggtcggacccccggcttcaggctggaggcccgtggtcagtggggaggtcggacccccggcttcaggctggaggcccgtggccagtggggatgccggacccccggcttcaggctggaggcccgtggccagtggggaggccggacgcccggcttcaggctggaggcccgtggccagtggggaggccggacccccggcttcaggctggtggcccgtggcctgtggggaggccggacccccggcttcaggctggtggcccgtggtcagtggggaggccggacccccggcttcaggctggtggcccgtggctagtggggaggccggacccccggcttcaggctggaggcccgtggtcagtggggaggACGGaaccccggcttcaggctggaggcccgtggccagtggggaggccggacccccggcttcaggctggaggcccgtggccagtggggaggtcggacccccggcttcaggctggaggcccgtggcccGTGGGGAGGcaggacccccggcttcaggatggaggcccgtggccagtggggaggccggactcccggcttcaggctggtggcccgtggccagtggggaggccggactcccggcttcaggctggaggcccgtggccagtggggaggccggacccccggcttcaggctggaggcccgtggtcagtggggaggccggacccccggcttcaggctggaggcctgtggtCAGTGgtgaggccggacccccggcttcaggctggaggcccgtggccagtggggaggccggactcccggcttcaggctggtggcccgtggtcagtggggaggccggacccccggcttcaggctggaggcccgtggccagtggggaggccggacccccggcttcaggctggaggcccgtggtcagtggggaggccggacccccggcttcaggctggaggcccgtggtcagtggggaggccggacccccggcttcaggctggaggcccgtggccagtggggaggccggacccccggcttcaggctggaggcctgtggtcagtggggaggccggacccccggcttcaggctggaggcccgtggccagtggggaggccggactcccggcttcaggctggtggcCCGTGGCCAGTgtggaggccggacccccggcttcaggctggtggcccgtggtcagtggggaggccggacccccggcttcaggctggaggcccgtggtcagtggggaggccggacccccggcttcaggctggaggcccgtggtcagtggggaggccggacctccggcttcaggctggaggccagtggggaggccggacccccggcttcaggctggaggcccgtggccagtggggaggtcggacccccggcttcaggctggaggcccgtggtcagtggggaggccggacccccggcttcaggctggaggcccgtggccagtggggaggccggacccccggcttcaggctggtggcCCTTGGctagtggggaggccggacccccggcttcaggctggtggcccgtggtcagtggggaggccggacccccggcttcaggctggaggcccgtggccagtggggaggccggacccccggctttaggctggaggcccgtggccagtggggaggccggacccccggcttcaggctggaggcccgtggtcagtgaggaggccggacccccggctttaGACGCCCGTGGCCAGTGGGGTGTCTGTATCCCCaacttcaggctggaggcccaaGGCCAGTGACATgtccggacccccggcttcaggctggaggcctgtggccTGTGGCCTgtccggacccccggcttcaggctggaggacTGTGGCCAGTGGgcaggccggacccccggctttaGACTTGATGCCAGTGGCGTGTCCGGACCCCCGGCTTtaggctggaggcctgtggcaAGTGGGGAgtccggacccccggcttcaggctggagagCCACCAGTgcggaggccggacccccggcatcaggctggaggcccgtggcaaGTGGGGTGTCCAGACTCCCGGCTTTAGACTGGAGGCCAGTGGCCAGTGTGGTGTCCgaacccccggcttcaggctggaggcccaaGGCCAGTGGGGTgtccggacccccggcttcaggctggaggcccgtggccagtggggtGTCTGCACCCCTGGCTTTAAACTGGAGGCCCGTGGTCAGTgaggaggccggacccccggcttcaggctggaggcccgtggtcagtggggaggccggacccccggcttctggctggaggcccgtggtcagtggggaggccggacccccggcttcaggctggaggcccgtggccagtggggaggccgggcccccggcttcaggctggaggcccgtggccagtggggaggtcggacccccggcttcaggctggaggcccgtggtcagtggggaggtcggacccccggcttcaggctggaggcccgtggccagtggggaggccggacgcccggcttcaggctggaggcccgtggccagtggggaggccggacccccggcttcaggctggtggcccgtggcctgtggggaggccggacccccggcttcaggctggtggcccgtggtcagtggggaggccggacccccggcttcaggctggtggcCCGTGTCTAGTGGGGAGggcggacccccggcttcaggctggtggcccgtggtcagtggggaggccggacccccggcttcaggctggaggcccgttgtcagtggggaggccggacccccggcttcaggctggaggcccgtggccagtggggaggccggacccccggcttcagactggaggcccgtggtcagtggggaggccggagccccggcttcaggctggaggcccgtggtcagtggggaggccggacccccggcttcaggctggaggcccgtggccagtggggaggccggacccccggcttcaggctggaggcccgtggccagtggggaggccggactcccggcttcaggctggtggcCCGTAGTCAGTGGGGAGGcaggacccccggcttcaggctggaggcccgtggtcagtggggaggccggacccccggcttcaggctggaggcccgtggccagtggggaggccggactcccggcttcaggctggtggcCCGTGGCCAGTgtggaggccggacccccggcttcaggctggtggcccgtggtcagtgaggaggccggacccccggcttcaggctggaggcccgtggtcagtggggaggccggacccccggcttctggctggaggcccgtggtcagtggggaggccggacccccggcttcaggctggaggcccgtggccagtggggaggccggacccccggcttcaggctggaggcccgtggccagtggggaggtcggacccccggcttcaggctggaggcccgtggtcagtggggaggtcggacccccggcttcaggctggaggcccgtggccagtggggatgccggacccccggcttcaggctggaggcccgtggccagtggggaggccggacgcccggcttcaggctggaggcccgtggccagtggggaggccggacccccggcttcaggctggtggcccgtggcctgtggggaggccggacccccggcttcaggctggtggcccgtggtcagtggggaggccggacccccggcttcaggctggtggcccgtggctagtggggaggccggacccccggcttcaggctggaggcccgtggtcagtggggaggACGGaaccccggcttcaggctggaggcccgtggccagtggggaggccggacccccggcttcaggctggaggcccgtggccagtggggaggtcggacccccggcttcaggctggaggcccgtggcccGTGGGGAGGcaggacccccggcttcaggatggaggcccgtggccagtggggaggccggactcccggcttcaggctggtggcccgtggccagtggggaggccggactcccggcttcaggctggaggcccgtggccagtggggaggccggacccccggcttcaggctggaggcccgtggtcagtggggaggccggacccccggcttcaggctggaggcctgtggtcagtggggaggccggacccccggcttcaggctggaggcccgtggccagtggggaggccggactcccggcttcaggctggtggcccgtggtcagtggggaggccggacccccggcttcaggctggaggcccgtggccagtggggaggccggacccccggcttcaggctggaggcccgtggtcagtggggaggccggacccccggcttcaggctggaggcccgtggtcagtggggaggccggacccccggcttcaggctggaggcccgtggtcagtggggaggccggacccccggcttcaggctggaggcccgtggccagtggggaggccggacccccggcttcaggctggaggcctgtggtcagtggggaggccggacccccggcttcaggctggaggcccgtggccagtggggaggccggactcccggcttcaggctggtggcCCGTGGCCAGTgtggaggccggacccccggcttcaggctggtggcccgtggtcagtggggaggccggacccccggcttcaggctggaggcccgtggtcagtggggaggccggacccccggcttcaggctggaggcccgtggtcagtggggaggccggacctccggcttcaggctggaggccagtggggaggccggacccccggcttcaggctggaggcccgtggccagtggggaggtcggacccccggcttcaggctggaggcccgtggtcagtggggaggccggacccccggcttcaggctggaggcccgtggccagtggggaggccggacccccggcttcaggctggtggcCCTTGGctagtggggaggccggacccccggcttcaggctggtggcccgtggtcagtggggaggccggacccccgggttcaggctggaggcccgtggccagtggggaggccggacccccggctttaggctggaggcccgtggccagtggggaggccggacccccggcttcaggctggaggcccgtggtcagtgaggaggccggacccccggctttaGACGCCCGTGGCCAGTGGGGTGTCTGTATCCCCaacttcaggctggaggcccaaGGCCAGTGACATgtccggacccccggcttcaggctggaggcctgtggccTGTGGCCTgtccggacccccggcttcaggctggaggacTGTGGCCAGTGGgcaggccggacccccggctttaGACTTGATGCCAGTGGCGTGTCCGGACCCCCGGCTTtaggctggaggcctgtggcaAGTGGGGAgtccggacccccggcttcaggctggagagCCACCAGTgtggaggccggacccccggcatcaggctggaggcccgtggcaaGTGGGGTGTCCAGACTCCCGGCTTTAGACTGGAGGCCAGTGGCCAGTGTGGTGTCCgaacccccggcttcaggctggaggcccaaGGCCAGTGGGGTgtccggacccccggcttcaggctggaggcccgtggccagtggggtGTCTGCACCCCTGGCTTTAAACTGGAGGCATGTGGTCAGTGGGGTGGCcagacccccggcttcaggctttAGGCCCAAGGCCAGTGGGGTGTCCAGACCCCCAGATtcaggctggaagcctgtggccagtTGGGTGGCCGGATCCTCGGCCTCAGGATGGAGGCGCAAGGCTAGTGGGGTGACCGGATCCCCGACTTTCAACTGGCCCGTGGCCATTGGCGTGTCCGGATCCctggcttcaggctggaggcctgtggccagtgacatgtccggacccccggcttcaggctggaggcccgtggccagtggcgtgaccggacccccggcttcaggctggaggcctgcggccagtggggaggccggacccccggctttaGACTGCAGGCCCGTGGCCAGTGGTGTGTcaggacccccggcttcaggatGGAGGCCCAaggccagtggggaggccggacccccggctttaGACTGGAGGCCCGTGGGCAGTGGCGTgtccggacccccggcttcaggctggaggcccgtggggAGGCCGGATCCCCAGCTTTAGACTGcaggcccgtggccagtggggtGTCCGGACCCCTGGCTTTAGACTGGAGGCCCATGGCCAGTGGGTTGGCCAGACCCCCGCCTttaggctggaggcccgtggccagtTGGGTGTCCGGACCCCCTGCTTCAGGCTCGAGGCCCGTGGcaagtggggaggccggaccccagACTTCAGGCTGGAGGGCCACCAGTGGGGAGGCCAGACCCCCGGcatcaggctggaggcccgtggccagtggggtGTCTGCACCCCTGGCTttaaactggaggcctgtggccaGTGGGGTGTCCTgtcccccggcttcaggctggaggcctgtggccAGTGGGGTGTCCGGACCCCCAGCTTGAGGCaggaggcccgtggccagtggggtgaccgg comes from Narcine bancroftii isolate sNarBan1 chromosome 5, sNarBan1.hap1, whole genome shotgun sequence and encodes:
- the LOC138765357 gene encoding collagen alpha-1(I) chain-like, giving the protein MTNNNSPSTNPGGTPSRVAISNFPKQKTCRVSHEKLSAGENLCALTVYFHLNTRVPAWQSPMSTNVAGAGGPATPLATGRQSKAGGPATPMALGLQPEALGLQPEAGGPVTPLATGLLPQAGGPDTPLATGLQPEAGGQDTPLATGLQFKARGADTPLATGLQPDAGGLASPLVALQPEVWGPASPLATGLEPEAGGPDTQLATGLQPKGGGLANPLAMGLQSKARGPDTPLATGLQSKAGDPASPRASSLKPGSKAGGPASPLALGLHPEAGGPDTPLATGLQSKAGGPASPLAAGLQPEAGGPVTPLATGLQPEAGGPDMSLATGLQPEARDPDTPMATGQLKVGDPVTPLALRLHPEAEDPATQLATGFQPESGGLDTPLALGLKPEAGGLATPLTTCLQFKARGADTPLATGLQPEAGGPDTPLALGLQPEAGGSDTTLATGLQSKAGSLDTPLATGLQPDAGGPASTLVALQPEAGGPDSPLATGLQPKAGGPDTPLASSLKPGVRPAHWPQSSSLKPGVRTGHRPQASSLKPGVRTCHWPWASSLKLGIQTPHWPRASKAGGPASSLTTGLQPEAGAGGPASPLTTGHQPEAGGPASTLATGHQPEAGSPASPLATGLQPEAGAGGPASPRATGLQPEAGGPTSPLATGLQPEAGGPASPLATGLQPEAGVPSSPLTTGLQPEAGAGGPASSLTTGHQPEAGGPASTLATGHQPEAGSPASPLATGLQPEAGGPASPLTTGLQPEAGGPASPLTTGHQPEAGSPASPLATGLQPEAGAGGPASPLTTGHQPEAGGPPSPLDTGHQPEAGGPASPLTTGHQPEAGEAGGPASPLTTGLQPEAGGPASSLTTGLQFKARGADTPLATGLQPEAGGPDTPLALGLQPEAGGSDTTLATGLQSKAGSLDTPLATGLQPDAGGPASALVALQPEAGGPDSPLATGLQPKAGGPDTPLASSLKPGVRPAHWPQSSSLKPGVRTGHRPQASSLKPGVRTCHWPWASSLKLGIQTPHWPRASKAGGPASSLTTGLQPEAGAGGPASPLTTGHQPEAGGPASPLAKGHQPEAGGPASPLATGLQPEAGAGGPASPLTTGHQPEAGGPASTLATGHQPEAGSPASPLATGLQPEAGAGGPASPRATGLQPEAGGPTSPLATGLQPEAGGPASPLATGLQPEAGVPSSPLTTGLQPEAGAGGPASSLTTGHQPEAGGPASTLATGHQPEAGSPASPLATGLQPEAGGPASPLTTGLQPEAGGPASPLTTGHQPEAGSPASPLATGLQPEAGAGGPASPLTTGHQPEAGGPPSPLDTGHQPEAGGPASPLTTGHQPEAGAGGPASPLTTGLQPEAGSPASPLTTGLQPEAGGPASSLTTGHQPEAGGPASTLATGHQPEAGSPASPLDTGLQPEAGGPASPLTTGLQPEAGGPASPLTTGQQPEAGSPASPLATGLQPEAGA